Below is a window of Herbiconiux aconitum DNA.
GACTTCAGCTTGTCGACCGACTCGGTCTGCGACGCGATCGACGGCTCGGCGCTCTTCGCCTCGTTCTCGGACTGCAGCTGACGGGTCAGCGCCACCTTCGCCAGGGCGTCGAACTTGTCGGCGTCCACGATGTTGCCGGTCGCACGGTATTCGTCGGCCTTCGTGCTGGCGGCGAGCGCCTTACGGCCCCAGTCCTCAGCCGCGGCGACGTCGTCGCGGTGATCCTCTTCGAGCAGACGCAGATTGCCGATGGTCTGCGCGATCGCGCTCTCCGCGTCGGCGATGTTCTCGGTGTAGTCGCGCACGAGCTGGTCGAGCATGAGCTGCGGGTCTTCGGCCTGGTCGATCAGGGAATTGATGTTCGCCTTCGCGAGCTGGGCGATGCGACCGAAGATGGATTGCTTACTGGACATCGTGATCTCCTTCTGTGCTGACTTGTCGAGGTACTGACGCGGATGCTGGTGGGAACGAGGGATCGGCGAGTGCTGGGCGGGTCAGAATCGACCTCCGCCCCCGCGCCGGCCGCCGGAGCTGCCGCCGCTTGACCGCCCGCCGGAGAAACCGCCTCCGC
It encodes the following:
- a CDS encoding PspA/IM30 family protein; translation: MSSKQSIFGRIAQLAKANINSLIDQAEDPQLMLDQLVRDYTENIADAESAIAQTIGNLRLLEEDHRDDVAAAEDWGRKALAASTKADEYRATGNIVDADKFDALAKVALTRQLQSENEAKSAEPSIASQTESVDKLKSGLASMKDKLNQLKTKRDNLVARAKTAEAQGQVQDALKNIDVLDPTSDLGRFEDKIRREEARVRGQEELNASSLDAQFESLDDIGELTEVEARLAALKTSSAKAVTSGE